A region of the Cytophagia bacterium CHB2 genome:
ATAATCGAATGAATCGGTGTAAACAACGATTTATTTTTACGCCCGGTCAAATCCGGCAGAACTCAGCGTGTTTTCTGCAACACCCCCACCAGCGTTGCGCCCCGGAAGCGGCCGGGGAAAAACCGGCTGCCGGCGATCAACGAAGCAGCAGCAACTGCCCCCGCGCGCGCGAAACGCAGCGGCAAAAACCATGAACGTGACTTTCTTGCTTGTGCCTGCAATTGTTCACTCATCATGGCATTAAAAAAAGCGTCGAGCGGCAATTGCCGGCAAGCGAGCAAGTGAAAGCCGCACGTTTCCGCCAGCCGCTGCAAGGCTGGCAGCGTGAAATGATTCACATGGCGCGGCACATCGAGCGCGATCCAATCGCTGCCATAAACTCTGGCATCGAAGCTTTCAATATGAGGCGCGGCGATGATAAGCTGGCCGTCCTCGGTCAATTGATCGCGCAAATGCAACAGCGCGGCTTTGGGTGAATAAAGATGTTCCAGCACATGCCAAAGCGTGATCACGTCGGAAGGCGATCCTGCCTTCAAATCCTGCACACTGCCGGTTGCGATGTCGAGCTGAAAGTTGCGCCGGCCCCAATCCGCGGCAGCCGAGTCGCGTTCCAATCCTCGCACTTGCCAACCGGAAGCGCGCATGAACGCGAGAAACTCGCCGGTGCCACAGCCCACGTCGAGCAGGGCGCCGCGAGCACAGAATCGCGAAAGCAACCGGCGTTTCCATCTGAGATTGATTTGGCGGAGATAATCGTAAAGCTTTTGCGTCGCGGTTGGCCGGGCGGCAAGGCTGGCGAAAGGCAAATAAGCTTCGTGTTGATAATAACGGCCGCTCATGGCTTCGTCGGGACGGGGATTCAAGTAAATCATGCCGCACACGCGACAGCGCTGCAGATCATACGACGGACCCTCGGCCAACGCGAAGCGATCCGCGACACGCATGTATAACTCACCGGCGTCTTCGGCGCAAACCGGACAGGCGCAATGCTCGAAATCAGACAACGGTTATCTCTTTTGCGTTCGTGTTCAAGTGTACAGGAAGATCACACCACTTGCGCAGAGGTGTTAGAGGCAATACCGCTCACTTAACATTTCGTTCGTAGTCCCGGCCCCTTGCGGGTCGATGCTAACGCAAATAATTTCAATCTTCCTGCAGTGCCCCACACGGGGCAGGGCTACTAAGTGAACGGTATTGGTGTTAGAGGTGTTCTTGGAACGAAAGCCGTTATCGTTGCAGAAAGGCTTCGTTCAGACTCGCCACAACGCGGCTTCGCATGATCATTCTCGTGCGCTGTTACCTTGAAAAGTATATCCCACTCGGTATGTCATCCAGGAGGGAACTTGTGAAGTTGCAGGCATTATGCCGAGTATTTCACAAGATTCGCCTGAGACATTTCGAGGGGCACTCCTACAAAATTAAGGTAACAGCCCACTAGCTGGGCAAGTCAGAAAACCGTTTCTTGCCGCCTGCGAAATAATCCCACACAATGCTGCGCGAATAAAATTTGCTTAGCATTGCCGCAGGCGCAATTTTACGGCTGTCATAGCCTTGCCGGCGCTGTCGCTTAATCTGCGCGGCATGTGTGATAAGATAACCGTACGCTGCAAAAACCTTCACCGCCTGCCTCCATTGCAAACG
Encoded here:
- a CDS encoding class I SAM-dependent methyltransferase, which translates into the protein MSDFEHCACPVCAEDAGELYMRVADRFALAEGPSYDLQRCRVCGMIYLNPRPDEAMSGRYYQHEAYLPFASLAARPTATQKLYDYLRQINLRWKRRLLSRFCARGALLDVGCGTGEFLAFMRASGWQVRGLERDSAAADWGRRNFQLDIATGSVQDLKAGSPSDVITLWHVLEHLYSPKAALLHLRDQLTEDGQLIIAAPHIESFDARVYGSDWIALDVPRHVNHFTLPALQRLAETCGFHLLACRQLPLDAFFNAMMSEQLQAQARKSRSWFLPLRFARAGAVAAASLIAGSRFFPGRFRGATLVGVLQKTR